A section of the bacterium genome encodes:
- a CDS encoding acyl carrier protein codes for MAIEDRVKEIIVQQLGVDAKEVVPEASFIDDLGADSLDTVELVMAFEEEFGIEIPDEEAEKLASVGDALKYLNEKMGK; via the coding sequence ATGGCTATTGAAGACCGCGTTAAAGAGATCATCGTCCAGCAGCTGGGTGTTGATGCCAAGGAAGTCGTCCCTGAAGCCTCTTTCATTGATGACCTGGGCGCCGACTCGCTCGATACCGTCGAACTGGTTATGGCGTTTGAAGAGGAGTTTGGCATCGAAATCCCCGATGAGGAGGCTGAAAAACTGGCCTCTGTCGGAGATGCGCTCAAGTATCTCAATGAGAAAATGGGCAAATAA